In Candidatus Microthrix parvicella Bio17-1, the sequence CGCCCCCACCCTCGGCGCTGAGGAGCGTTCGATCCTGGCTCTGCTCCGCGGGCCGATCTCGCTTGCCCAGATCGCGGCCCGCCGAGGTTTGGGCCTGGGTGTGGTGCGGGTGCTGGTGGCCGACCTGGTTGTTTCGGGCATGGTCGAGACCGTTGAGAGCCGAGCGGCGCGGTCTGGTCGACAGGCTGAAGCGCCCTCCGGATCGATGACCCCGCCGCCCCCGGTGACGGTTCCCGTGAAGATCGTGGTCGCCGGAGGCCTCGGCGTGGGTAAAACCACCTTCATCAACTCGGTTTCAGAGACTGAACCCCGGACCGCCGAGGCGGCGACGGACGTTGGTCGGGTCACCCTGGGCGACGACCTGATCGTTCATCTCTTCGGGGCCCCGCAACAGGAGCGCCTGCTCTCGGGATGGGACGACCTGATCTGTGGAGCGCTCGGCGCGGTGGTGCTGGTCGACACCGGTCGGCTCTCAGACTCGTTCCTGGTGATCGACTCGTTCGAGCGGAGCGGCCTCCCGTTCGTCGTCGCAGTGAACTGCTTCTATGCCAACGCCTACCATTCGCTCGTGGAGGTTCGAGAGGCACTGACCGTGGCTGCCGGCGTCCCGATCTTCTACACCGATGCCAGAAGGAACGGCGCCACCAGGAACAGCCTGCTGCAACTGGTGCAGTACGCACGGAGTCGGGCGGCGAGCTGACCCCACGCCCGCACCGAGGGCGAATCGTCGAAGCTTGGCGAAGCCCTACGTTGGGACCGGAGGGTCGGTCGGTGGGCCGGCGAACGCCTGGGCCTGGGTCATCCAACCGAGGGCATCGTCCCCCACGACCCGAAGCGAGGTGTCGTCGACGTGACGGCGTTGGGTGACCACCAGGCAGAACTCCTCGGCGTCACCGGTGACCTGCTGGGCGGCATGCTCGGGTCCGAAGGTCCACCGCTCGCCACCAGGGCCATCGAGTTGAACCCGCAGTTCGGTCACCGGAGCATCCATGCCCCGGTTGACATACGACCAGCCCCGGGTGAGAAACCCCAAACGCGCGATGTGGGCCAGGCGAGCGGTCGGTTCCCGAGCCACCCCGACCGCGTCACAGACGTCTTGGCCGTGGGCCCACACCTCCATCAGCCGGGCGGTCAGAAACGAACGCGAACTCATCGACGGTCCGAACCACGGCACCCGGTCACCATCGTCGAGTGACATGGCTGCGTCGCTCAGTTGGCTGCGGCCCCGCCGCCAGGTCGCCAGGAGCTCCGCCGGTGTCAGCACCCGATACTGCTCCAGCGTGTGACGGTCCATCGCCTCGGCGCTGTCCGCTGCCGAGCCGGTGCCCAAGGCGCCGATCAGCGCCTCCACCTCGGCGGTGAACGCGTCCGGGTCGCCCATCGCCGTCACGGCCGCACGATCGAAATAGGTGAGGTGGGCCACCTGATCGGCGACGCTCCAGCGCGGGCTCGGGGTTTGGAGTGACCACTGCTCGTCGGTCAACGGAGCCAGCACGTCGTCCAGCGCCTGTTGCTCGGCGGTCAGGTCACGGTTCAGTTCTTCGGTGTTCAACGCTGTGTCTCCAACTCGACGGCCCCCGGCTTCATTTGGCGGGACCGTACCAGCCCGGGGGAAGCTGAGCGCGTGCAACGATTCACCGGGCTGCTGATCCATCGGAACGCATCGGATTCGCTGCTTGGCGTCTTGGACTCGTGGCTGCTGCAAGCCGGCCTGGAGCGGCTGATCGTGGTTGACAACGGCTCCGGCGCGGACCACCTCAAGGCCATACGCGAGGCCATGGCGGCCCACGCGGGGGGCCCGGTGGCCATCGAGCTGTTGGAAGCGGGCGGGAACCTGGGGTTCGGCCCCGGCGCCAACGCAGGGCTCAGGCATTGGTTGACCACCCACGACACCCAATGGGTGGCGTTGGCGCCCCATGACGCCGCACCGGCCGACGATTGCCTGGCGCTCATGGGGGCTGCGCTCGGGCGACGCCCCCGGGCGGGCCTCGCCTGTGCCGACGTGGGCGATGGCTCGATCCCCGTGATGGACCCGTATTTTGGAGGTTTGGTGATGAAACCTCGAAGTGACGCTGGGGCGCCCGGCCCAGATGGGTGGGAGGAGGTGGACTACCCCCACGGCACGCTGATGGTGGCCCGCCGGGCGACGCTGGAGGAGATCGGCCTGTTCGACGAGCGATACTTTGCGTACTGCGAGGAGGCCGACCTGGGCATCCGTGCCCGCCGGCACCATTGGAGGGTCGGCCTGGTTCGCGGGGCCCGCGTGACCAACACCCATCTGGGCTCCAGCGTGGCGCTGGTCGATTACCTACAGCACCGCAACACGTTGCTGCTGGTGCGCACCCACTCGGGCCGTTACCACGCGTTCATACGGCTGTTGATCAGCGCCTACCAGCTGCTCGATGGAAGCGTGCGCCCGACGCGTCGGCCACTGGTGTTTGACGCCGCAGCTCGCCGTGACGGGGTCAGGGACTACCTGCGGCACCGCTTTGGCCCGCCTCCGAGCCGGTACCTTGGCCGGTAGCGCGGGCTACGCCCCGCCGGTGGGTCGAGCAGAACTCACCGAGCCGGTGCAGAGCACCTCGAGGTTGGCGATGGCGGTGTGTTCCCAGGTGAGCTCTGCGGCCCGGGCGAGCGCGCCGGCCTGAAGCCTGGCCCGCAACGTGGCGTCGCCAAGCAGGCGAACCAGGCCGTCGGTGAGCCCCTCCTCACCGTCACAGAGCAGCCCACTGAGTTCGTCTCGGGTGGCGTCGGAGTGACCGGCGATGTTGGTGACGACCGCCGGGGTACCGCACGCCGCCGCCTCGGTGAGGGTCATGCCCCAGCCCTCCCGTTCTGACGCCGATGCCACGCACCATGCGGATCGGTACAGCCCAATGAGCTCGTCGTCGCTGACGTGGCCGGCCAGCCGAACCCAGTGGTGACCACCAACCTCGTCGATGGTGGCCACCACGTCGGGCCGGGTGTAGCCCTCACCGACGATCACCAACTGCAGGTCGCCGATGCGCTCTCGGGCGCGAGCAGCCGCGCGAATCAACATGGGAAAGCGCTTGACCGGCGCCAGGCGTCCCACCGCCACCACCAAAGGGGTGTCGGAACGTGACCCACCGGGGCTGTAGCGGGCATCGATGCCGGGCTCGACCACCCCGACACGCGCGCGATCAAAACCGAGTTCGTCGATCAACTCTGCTTCCGATGACTGCGACAGCGTGACGACCGGGACGCGTCGATAGAGCGGGGGAGCGAGGCGTTCCTCCAACAGCCGACCGACCCGGCCCAGCGTGTCGCCCAACGCCATGTTCCACATGGGGCCGTGCACGTGATGCAACCACACCGCGTGCGGGCCCCGCCACCACAGCGGTGAGGCGAAGGGCATGCCGTTCCAGATTTCGACCAGCGCATCGCAGGGGCCGTGTCGTCCGGTGATCTCGGCTGCCGCAGCACGAGGAAAGACGCCGTACCGAGACCCGCGGCGCACCACCCGGTAGCCGTCTCGAAAACCCACGGCGCTTCGCCCCACCGATGCCGAGGAACGCATGGTGATCTCGAGGCCGGCCTGGGCCCACAGGGCCGCCACGGTCGAGGCATGCACCTCCGACCCACCGGCCTCGTCGTCGTCCAGGTCACGCCAGCCCAGCATGTGGATTCGACGAACTCCGGCCTGGTCGGCCAACTCCACCATGCGTGCCCGGCCGGCGTCGCTCAGCGGGCCCGCATCGACCGTCGGGCCGGTGGAAATCGGCGCATTCAACGACGTTTCGGTCAAGGTTCTTCCTCCGTATCGTCCATGGTTCGGCGCCAACCACCGAGCAGGCCCTCGACCAGCACGTCGACGGCAACCATGGCCAGGGAGACCAAAACCAGCAGGTGAGCGGCCGGGAACAGGTTGGGCCACTCAAAGCCCAGTTCGTAGCCGTTGCGCAACTGCTTGGCGATCACGTAC encodes:
- a CDS encoding glycosyltransferase family 2 protein; this translates as MQRFTGLLIHRNASDSLLGVLDSWLLQAGLERLIVVDNGSGADHLKAIREAMAAHAGGPVAIELLEAGGNLGFGPGANAGLRHWLTTHDTQWVALAPHDAAPADDCLALMGAALGRRPRAGLACADVGDGSIPVMDPYFGGLVMKPRSDAGAPGPDGWEEVDYPHGTLMVARRATLEEIGLFDERYFAYCEEADLGIRARRHHWRVGLVRGARVTNTHLGSSVALVDYLQHRNTLLLVRTHSGRYHAFIRLLISAYQLLDGSVRPTRRPLVFDAAARRDGVRDYLRHRFGPPPSRYLGR
- a CDS encoding DUF742 domain-containing protein produces the protein MLDHPSPEVDNGDHEPHLGGRLIRPYSVTKGRTRPCFDIPIETLVRSTGRAAAPTLGAEERSILALLRGPISLAQIAARRGLGLGVVRVLVADLVVSGMVETVESRAARSGRQAEAPSGSMTPPPPVTVPVKIVVAGGLGVGKTTFINSVSETEPRTAEAATDVGRVTLGDDLIVHLFGAPQQERLLSGWDDLICGALGAVVLVDTGRLSDSFLVIDSFERSGLPFVVAVNCFYANAYHSLVEVREALTVAAGVPIFYTDARRNGATRNSLLQLVQYARSRAAS
- a CDS encoding TIGR03084 family metal-binding protein, with translation MNTEELNRDLTAEQQALDDVLAPLTDEQWSLQTPSPRWSVADQVAHLTYFDRAAVTAMGDPDAFTAEVEALIGALGTGSAADSAEAMDRHTLEQYRVLTPAELLATWRRGRSQLSDAAMSLDDGDRVPWFGPSMSSRSFLTARLMEVWAHGQDVCDAVGVAREPTARLAHIARLGFLTRGWSYVNRGMDAPVTELRVQLDGPGGERWTFGPEHAAQQVTGDAEEFCLVVTQRRHVDDTSLRVVGDDALGWMTQAQAFAGPPTDPPVPT
- a CDS encoding glycosyltransferase family 4 protein, producing the protein MTETSLNAPISTGPTVDAGPLSDAGRARMVELADQAGVRRIHMLGWRDLDDDEAGGSEVHASTVAALWAQAGLEITMRSSASVGRSAVGFRDGYRVVRRGSRYGVFPRAAAAEITGRHGPCDALVEIWNGMPFASPLWWRGPHAVWLHHVHGPMWNMALGDTLGRVGRLLEERLAPPLYRRVPVVTLSQSSEAELIDELGFDRARVGVVEPGIDARYSPGGSRSDTPLVVAVGRLAPVKRFPMLIRAAARARERIGDLQLVIVGEGYTRPDVVATIDEVGGHHWVRLAGHVSDDELIGLYRSAWCVASASEREGWGMTLTEAAACGTPAVVTNIAGHSDATRDELSGLLCDGEEGLTDGLVRLLGDATLRARLQAGALARAAELTWEHTAIANLEVLCTGSVSSARPTGGA